ATATAATCTGACCAAAGATAGATATCTCTTTTATCTGGAATCACTTCAGTATTAATAAGCTTTTCAGCTTTACTCATAATGGTCATCTCCCTTTTTCTTATCAGCTAATAATACACTTATACTTCTTAATCCAGCTTGCATTTCTTTTACTTTACTTATCATTTGATCAAGCATTTCAATATTTTCAATATAAATAATAATTGATGCAGCATCATTAATACGTTTTTTTGCTTCCTCAATAGATTCCATGAAAATTTCAACCGGATGAGATGTAAATAACAACGATTCTTTTAATGTAGAACCTTGCTTAAATCTTTGTAATGCATCTTTATGATCGACAATAATACTAAGGTCTTTTAAGTTTCTTGATTCTCCAATTCTTGTTACTCCATTATGCTTCTGAAATGACCAAGAAACTATATCAGCCAAGTTAGAATAGTTAATAGAATCTGTATCTTCATAATTACTTGTACCAATATATTTAGCAATATTTTTATACGATAAGGCAGTTGTGAGAATAGAAAAATCAAAATTCTCATCATTCAAATCGGATATACCAAAAAAGTTTTTTGATACGATAAGATCATATACTTCTAATCCAAAAAGAAGTTTACTTACATAATCAGCTCTACTACCAATAATTTTTGCCAGATGTCGATTTCGTTCAACTACAGGTAGACTAGAGGTATCGGCCAGTTGCTTTAAATAGCGAGCTTTTGCTAATGATGACCATGGCTTAACTCCAGTAATATGGCGATATCCTAAATAATCAATTATTTTTGATCGATTTTCAAATACAACAACTGGAACTTCTGTTGGTATACTCCTTGCCTCTTTTACAATTTGCTCTACGGCATAAATTTTAACAGGCGCATCATGAGGATGATTAAGCAGTGTTAATGCTGAAAGGCGACGATTACCCTCAATTACAATATATTTATCAGAAGTCTTTTGACTTTTTATAACTAATAAAGGTTCACCTGAAAAATATCCTTGCTCACCAATAGACTGCATAAGCTCCACAAGCGTGGCATCACGTAACATCCACTCAAGAACATCTCGCTTGCTAGCACCTCGTAGACGAGTCGGCAGGCGTGGATTTTCTGGATCAAATTCAAGATTATCTACCGGAACAATAATAATTTCAGTTTCAGATGGCATAAAATAGTACCTCTTGAATGGCTTGTCATTAAACCAAATATCACTTTTGGTTTAAAAACTAGGTAGTTAACACAGTTTACATATAGTATGTCGTGGCTGCGATATAGCATGCGGATTTGCATAGGTGGAATATGCCAGCCCACTGCACGCCGCATATGGGCTGGCAGTAGCGTTTTAGGCTTGTTGGTCGAGATAGGCCGCGATTAATCCTTCAACTTCGCCAGTTTCGGCGTGGCGTTCGGTTTGCAGTTTGCTATAGAGCAGTTGCCCATTAACTTCAACTTCAAAACAACCACCTTTGGCCGGAATCAGGCTGATTTGCTGAATCGCTTGCCGATGGATTTCCAACAGTTGGGCTGCCAAACTGACAGCACGCGGGGTGTAGTTTCAATAC
This portion of the Herpetosiphon gulosus genome encodes:
- a CDS encoding ParB N-terminal domain-containing protein, with amino-acid sequence MPSETEIIIVPVDNLEFDPENPRLPTRLRGASKRDVLEWMLRDATLVELMQSIGEQGYFSGEPLLVIKSQKTSDKYIVIEGNRRLSALTLLNHPHDAPVKIYAVEQIVKEARSIPTEVPVVVFENRSKIIDYLGYRHITGVKPWSSLAKARYLKQLADTSSLPVVERNRHLAKIIGSRADYVSKLLFGLEVYDLIVSKNFFGISDLNDENFDFSILTTALSYKNIAKYIGTSNYEDTDSINYSNLADIVSWSFQKHNGVTRIGESRNLKDLSIIVDHKDALQRFKQGSTLKESLLFTSHPVEIFMESIEEAKKRINDAASIIIYIENIEMLDQMISKVKEMQAGLRSISVLLADKKKGDDHYE